A window of Mangifera indica cultivar Alphonso chromosome 13, CATAS_Mindica_2.1, whole genome shotgun sequence contains these coding sequences:
- the LOC123195066 gene encoding subtilisin-like protease SBT2.5, with amino-acid sequence MGAIEYIMCINIFMLFSVLIIAREEVYIVTVEGEPIISYKGGELGFEATAVESDEKIDPTSEFVTSYASHLEKKHDMLLGLLFERGTYKKLYSYKHLINGFAIHTSSEQAEILRRASGVKSVERDWKVRKLTTHTPQFLGLPTGVWPTGGGFDRAGEDIVIGFVDSGIYPHHPSFATYNTEPYGPVPKYRGKCEVDPDTKRDFCNGKIIGAQHFAEAAIAAKAFNPAIDFASPMDGDGHGSHTAAIAAGNNGIPVRMYGHEFGKASGMAPRARIAVYKALYRLFGGFVADVVAAIDQAVHDGVDILSLSVGPNSPPATTKTTYLNPFDATLLSAVKAGVFVAQAAGNGGPFPKTLLSYSPWIMSVAAAIDDRRYKNHLNLGNGKILAGIGLSPATHPNQTYTLVAANDVLLDSSVVKYSPSDCQRPELLNRNLVEGNILLCGYSFNFVVGTASIKKVSETARILGAAGFVLAVENVSPGTKFDPVPVGTPGILIIDVSKSMELVDYYNTSTTRDWTGRVRSFKATGTIGDGLMPILHKSAPQVALFSARGPNIKDFSFQDADLLKPDILAPGSLIWAAWSPNGTDEANFVGEGFALVSGTSMAAPHIAGIAALIKQKHPHWSPTAIKSALMTTTTKLDRAGRPLQALQYSEKEAMKLVKATPFDYGSGHVNPRAALDPGLVFDAGYEDYLGFLCTTPGINKNEIKNYTNLPCNYTMGQPANLNTPSITISHLVKSQTVTRTVTNVAEEETYVITARMQPPVAIDVNPPAMTLKPSASRKFSVTLTVRSVTGTYSFGEIYMKGSRGHKVTIPVVAQGYWR; translated from the exons ATGGGGGCGATAGAAtatattatgtgcataaatatttttatgttattctcTGTTTTGATTATAGCGAGAGAGGAGGTTTATATCGTGACAGTTGAAGGCGAGCCTATTATAAGTTACAAAGGCGGCGAGCTTGGTTTTGAAGCTACGGCTGTGGAATCTGACGAGAAAATAGACCCGACCAG TGAATTTGTGACATCCTATGCCAGTCATCTTGAAAAGAAACATGATATGCTGCTTGGGCTACTTTTTGAGCGTGGAACTTACAAAAAGCTCTATAGTTATAAGCATCTTATAAATGGCTTTGCCATTCACACTTCCTCTGAACAG GCAGAAATCCTACGGCGTGCCTCTGGTGTAAAATCTGTGGAAAGAGATTGGAAGGTCAGGAAGCTTACTACACACACTCCCCAATTTTTAGGGCTACCCACTGGAGTATGGCCAACAGGCGGTGGCTTTGATAGGGCTGGTGAAGATATTGTGATAGGATTTGTAGATTCTGGAATTTATCCTCACCATCCAAGCTTTGCAACCTACAATACCGAACCATATGGGCCTGTGCCAAAGTACAGAGGAAAATGTGAAGTTGATCCTGATACTAAGAGGGACTTCTGCAATGGAAAAATCATTGGTGCTCAACATTTTGCAGAAGCTGCAATAGCAGCTAAGGCATTCAATCCTGCTATTGATTTTGCTTCTCCCATGGATGGTGATGGACATGGAAG TCACACAGCGGCCATTGCAGCTGGAAACAATGGTATTCCTGTTAGAATGTATGGCCATGAATTTGGTAAAGCAAGTGGAATGGCCCCCCGAGCCAG GATTGCTGTGTATAAGGCTCTCTACAGGCTTTTTGGAGGCTTTGTTGCAGATGTGGTTGCTGCAATTGATCAG GCTGTTCATGATGGGGTGGATATACTTAGCCTTTCAGTAGGGCCAAACAGTCCTCCAGCAACCACCAAAACCACATATTTGAATCCCTTTGATGCCACACTTCTTTCTGCGGTGAAAGCAGGCGTATTTGTTGCACAGGCAGCTGGAAATGGAGGTCCTTTCCCCAAAACATTGTTGTCTTATAGCCCATGGATAATGTCTGTCGCAGCTGCAATTGATGATCGCCGATATAAAAACCATTTGAATCTTGGAAATGGAAAAATTTTGGCTGGAATTGGCTTGTCCC CTGCTACACAtccaaatcaaacatataccTTGGTTGCCGCAAATGATGTTCTTCTCGATTCTTCTGTGGTTAAGTACAGTCCCTCTGACTGCCAAAGACCTGAACTACTAAACAGGAATTTGGTTGAGGGTAACATTCTTCTTTGTGGTTATTCCTTCAATTTTGTTGTTGGTACTGCATCAATCAAGAAAGTTTCAGAAACAGCCAGAATCCTGGGTGCAGCTGGCTTTGTACTTGCTGTGGAAAATGTTTCCCCTGGAACAAAATTTGATCCTGTTCCTGTTGGTACTCCTGGGATACTTATAATAGATGTCTCAAAGTCAATG GAACTTGTTGACTACTACAACACTTCAACAACAAGAGATTGGACTGGAAGAGTGAGGAGTTTCAAAGCTACTGGTACTATCGGGGATGGGTTGATGCCTATTCTTCATAAATCAGCACCTCAGGTAGCATTATTTTCTGCTAGAGGGCCCAATATCAAAGATTTCAGTTTCCAAGATGCAGATCTTCTCAAGCCAGATATTCTGGCACCTGGTTCTCTTATTTGGGCTGCTTGGTCTCCAAATGGAACAGATGAAGCTAATTTCGTTG GGGAGGGATTTGCCTTGGTATCTGGAACTAGCATGGCAGCACCACATATAGCTGGCATAGCTGCTCTTATAAAGCAGAAACACCCTCATTGGAGCCCTACTGCTATAAAATCAGCCTTGATGACAACAACAACAAAGCTGGACAGAGCTGGAAGGCCACTTCAAGCACTACAATATTCTGAAAAAGAAGCCATGAAGCTGGTTAAAGCTACACCTTTTGATTATGGGAGTGGTCATGTCAATCCAAGAGCTGCGTTGGATCCTGGACTTGTCTTTGACGCAG GTTATGAGGATTACTTGGGATTCTTGTGCACAACACCTGGTATCAACAAAAACGAGATAAAGAACTACACTAATTTACCCTGCAACTACACCATGGGTCAGCCGGCAAATCTCAATACTCCATCAATCACCATATCTCATCTTGTGAAGTCTCAGACGGTTACTCGCACTGTCACAAATGTTGCAGAGGAAGAAACATATGTGATCACTGCCAGAATGCAACCTCCCGTTGCCATTGATGTCAACCCTCCAGCAATGACACTGAAACCCAGTGCTTCACGTAAGTTCTCTGTGACACTCACTGTTAGATCAGTGACTGGAACATACAGTTTTGgagaaatttatatgaaagGTAGTCGAGGGCATAAGGTAACGATCCCAGTTGTAGCTCAGGGATATTGGCGATAG